The following is a genomic window from Malus sylvestris chromosome 12, drMalSylv7.2, whole genome shotgun sequence.
aacAAATGTTCAAAAATAGCAACCCACATAGTTACTAActagtaattaaaaataaattaacaaccaaacaaaaattcgtaaaaattaaaaaaaaataaacatgcacatagcattttgaacttaggacctctcattaattttaaatacaaaaaccattgcttctaattaaacttctgaTCATTcagccaaattttataaatttatactgtcatgaaaagaaaattgtaaaaattagaatttaaaataagcacacatgtgttttgaacccaagaccccctcattaatttcaaacaacaaaatcaccggttctagttaaatttctttatcattagaccaaattttataaatttatactcttataaaaacgtGTATAAATATGACACGCTAATAATATTGatgcccctaatttttttgggccccGACGGTCGACCTGCCGGCACTGCCCTAGGCTGGCCCTGCCTCCAGCGGCTCTGTTTTCCATCTGTTTGCCTCCGACCCACATTCTTCCCACCACTACCCGCCCCCTCCACCAACCCACGACCTCCATTTCACCCACCCCTACCCGATCCCTACGAAGGCTCCTTGCTCCTTCTCCACAGTTTCGACATCTCCGAAACCATCGTGTTCCACCGTTGCTTTCGACATCTCCGTTGTTGACTGCAATGGAGACTCCGTCCAGGACCCGGGCTTCGGTAACGGCTGCGAGCTCCCGCACAATGACTCGTTCTGGCCATACTTCTCCTCAAATCAAGCGTTGCCTGAAAACGATTACTTCCGTGGAGATGAAGAGGAAGCCTAAGTCAGGGGTCCTTGGCTACCGACAGTCCAAGAACTCTTCGaatttttcctcctcttctgtAGGATCAAGCTTGTGCTCCTACTTTCGCACTGACGGTCTCGTCAATACCGTGCTGGTTAATCATGTTGCCGCATATCGCTTGCAGGGTCACTTTTAGACCTGCAATGATAGTCGAGTTGTGCCACCGTTGGGTAACCCCACTGATGCAATGGAAAAACTCTCTCCTAAGGCAGATGTTCTTCAGATTGCCCACCCAATCCACCCACTTAAGGAACCAGACAAGGTCTGCCGTTGTCAGGTACCAATATTGTATTCTCCACTAAAAAAGGCACCGTTGCATTTGGAATTTATTCCACATTATATGACCTTTGCAATGATTGTGTTTAATTCCTATGGGAGTAGAAGCAACATATTGGCCCACGATGTGTTTGACAAAAGGCCAAAGAGAGAAATTTCCCATAAGGTTTACCCTGCATTATCACTTCATTTTCCTGATTGGTGGTTCCTAAAGAGTTTATTACTGCCTAGAAATGTTCAGCGTGATATTGAAatcattttggtttttcaacccACCTTTTTTACTGGCACTTTTGGATGGGTGAGTCTGTGCTTTGTGGATAGTTTTGTAAATATGATGGGGAAAGCTCCGAAGTGAATAGGAAATTTTTTTGGTAGGGAGCAAAGTCAAGGACTACACACTGGAAGTTTCGTTTGCCGTCCACTTCCGCAGTTATTTTGCAGGGATCAGCCCAACCTGGAATACTTCCAGCAGTTGGATTGGGTACATTTGCATTTTCGTTTGGGTAATACATCCATTAGTCAGCAGGTTTTGAGCGCAGAAAAGATATTTGATGCGAAAACGGAGCTAATGGCACTTGCTCACCATGAACAACAAAATGGACTTTCCCTTTTTTCCAAGGATTTACAGGACAGTGGCATTCGTAAGTCTTTCGGATTCATTCCGTTCACTAATCCGCATCTGATTATAGCAGTTTTTAGTGCTCTGCAATTTTTTGGATATATACAACACACAAAAATTTATGTACATATATCGCTCTTTGACATACTGCTTGGGCAAATCTGTCAGCACATGATGATTTTGAGCACTTTCGGTTTTAATTTGGCAGTACGGACTGGAGAATCCATTTTGATAATTTTGACCCAAGTGACAGGCTGCAGCAAACTGCACTACAGACTTCTAGATTTACTGCTAGAGGTTCCATTGTTTGTTCTACCATTTGGAACAATATTTTAACTCTGATGGCCTATAGTTATTTCTCCACGTTCATGAGTGGCTTGACAAGTGATCTACATGCTGATTTCGTACTGTGGTTCACTAGTATCCTTGACCTTTGGCCTGTATGGGAACCGGGAGATGCCTTAACTACAGCTATAAAGTTGATGCTCTCTTCTAAGTTCCAAGAGAACCATTTCAAAGTGCACCCTCATTTCTTGGTTCCGCAACTACACCCCATAAATCCTGCAATACATTCTACTTGTCTACAACCACAGCGGCTTGCCACAAGAATAGGAATTATTCAACATAAATCTAGGCCATTGCACTTGACAGTTCAATCTCAGTACATGAGGTACTGTTCTTGTTCCAATCTTTCAACGGATTATGTTGTTTGCATGACTGGAATACATGGTTTCTTTCATGATTTGGAGTTGTGCATTTATGATCCTGAaccatatcatatttctatcaTTGGAGTATGTCCGTTTTCAGCCACCTATGTTATTCCTCCACTTCAGAGACTTCTTGGTCTTGTTCTTATTACTGATCTCATGGTTACACTGACTGCTTTTGACAAGCATTTTAATAGTGAGAAGTCTGTAGCTGGGTGCAATGCTACATATCCTGTTGATGTTATAGCCTCTCTGTTTGTGTCAAATAATACTTTTTCTCTGTCAGTTGAGAGAGACTACAAAACCCTTGACAGTTTCAATGCAAATGGGTTATTGCCTTTACACGATTTAATTGAGATGGCTTCTACTGCCTTTGGCCTCAATGCAAGTGAGATGATTTCTTCTGTACACTTGGAGGGCTTACTTGGTCATGCTTAGGGGACCATTGGTTTGCAAGTGTGGGGTAACGATGGATCGCATGGTCTTGTAGGaaagattttgattttgggCACTACAAGTATCATAGAAGAACCTGCAATGATTTTCATGGAGCCAATCAAGCAAGCTCAAACCAGCAAGAATTTTAGTGACCCTCAGTTTCAAGAAGGGGCCAGCTTTTCTGCCAAGTGTACCTCCCAATTTGTATCCTACCTGCTTGTAACTTCTAAATCTCCTCATGATTTaatcaatgtattaaaagcgtgaggcgTGGGCGAGGCGTCTGAGGGATAGCCCAGCCTAGGCGTGAGGCGAAGCCTCACaggacctaaattttttaatatatacactaAGCGTAcacatattatattaaaaaaaagattcTTAATAAATAATCACCCTGAGCACgcacatatattataaatacatatacacacacatatatatacatatattatattatatatatacatatatatatatatatatatatataatagaggttgggagcagcctctccataaatgggggtaaggctagccgacattcacctctcccagaccctgcgtaaagcgggagccttgtgcactgggtacgacctttatatatatataatagaggatgaaaagcacaataagcACACATATAACAATGCACGCTGACGGCAcacacatccattatataaaaaataaaaatcagaaaacaagGTAGAGAGATGATAGTGCAAGGAAGAGGTATGAGGTAGTTAAAATCCTAcccaaaatttggtttgggagttaaaaaaataaaaataaaattgcctGAAATCGCCTGAGGCGCACCTAGGCAGCTCTGGCGACGCCTTCCGCCCACTCCCTAAAAACAGAGGTGGCAACCCTCAAGTCCAGCCTCACATGGCGCCTTGAGGcgagccttttaaaacattggatTTAATTGAGAGTTACTGCAAGACCAACCAACCCAACTTGATGTGGTATGCTATCGTTCTCATCTCCGTGTCCTCTGATAACAATGCTCAACgttatggttcaaatttgcaaaAGGAGACCAAGGCAATATCACAAGCACTGATACATGGAATTATGGCCTCCCTCACTATACCACTGTATGGATTAATTGGGGGATCATATCGGCATAAGGTGGATCTGCAATACCTCATTGGTTTCATCACTCTTCTCGAGACTTGGTGGCAAGGGTAGTCCTTGAATTCTAAACTAATTCCACATACTTCTGAATTTCCAAGCAAAATATTTGGGAAGAGTTGAGGTATTCAATTGCTTTGTGACAAGTTATTTTCCATACTATTTTTGGACCTCCAACCTACTTACTAAGCATGATGTGAAGGCTTTCGAAGATGATGAAGAAACTCGTATCTTACTTGACCATTCACCGGACATGCTGCTGGTTATGAAATGGGTGATATTGGTACAACATGCACTATCTATTGCCATCTTTAATGCAATAAGGCATTTTCTTACATGGCATCATGGTGTATGCTTTTCTGTCTTCCACCAGTGGCCTGCCATCTCCTTCCTGACTCAAGGTCTTCTGATCCTTTGGAGTGGAATTGTGATCTATTTGGAGATTCACACTGCACTGATTTTGGCTGCATCCATCATGATAATTTCTGGAACCCCAAGGCTTGAGAGATCAAGTAGCACAAGCCTCTACATGCCCACTTGACGGCATGAGGACATGCCTTATTTTAAGGGGGATGGAATGTTAGGATCCTAGTTATTGGGTTTATATCTTTATGGTATTTTGTCTTATCTTTGTAGTAATTGGCTTCATCCAACGGTTCTGAGGATAGAGATGTGTTCCCATTTGGGCACTCCTCTTCTAGGGTTGTATATAAGCCTCCTTTTACCATTTGGGAAAGGCATGAATAAAAagaattgttattttatttcttactttccttgcattttccttttcttctccatTCCTACATAATGGGTCCTATCAACCTCTCTGTGCGTTTCCAATCTTACCCTCCTCCTAAATTTTATTCCTGATCACAATTTATATGATTAATTTGCTGATTATACTTTCTGAGATTTGGGTTTTTATCTCCTGATTATTTTTTGCAGAGGTtgtattaattttcctttgactGGAAATTTGGGGTTTCTTTAGGTATAATGTTATTAAACTCTGTTACTTATTGGATGTGAAGATCTAATTTAAATTGGTGATTAATATAATTAGATTGTATTAaatttttcatgattttgtaGAATTTTACGTTTAAATT
Proteins encoded in this region:
- the LOC126592921 gene encoding uncharacterized protein LOC126592921, with translation MAYSYFSTFMSGLTSDLHADFVLWFTSILDLWPVWEPGDALTTAIKLMLSSKFQENHFKVHPHFLVPQLHPINPAIHSTCLQPQRLATRIGIIQHKSRPLHLTVQSQYMRYCSCSNLSTDYVVCMTGIHGFFHDLELCIYDPEPYHISIIGVCPFSATYVIPPLQRLLGLVLITDLMVTLTAFDKHFNSEKSVAGCNATYPVDVIASLFVSNNTFSLSVERDYKTLDSFNANGLLPLHDLIEMASTAFGLNASEMISSVHLEGLLGHA